CACCACCTGGCCCCACTTCTCACCGGTGAGGGGCCCTACGTTCCAGGCGATGTTGTTGCACCAGCCGGTGGCCTGCACCCAGTGCACGGTGCCCGCATTAATCCACACCAGGTCTCCGGGGCGCTGCACGAAGCGGTACACAGGGATGTTGGAAGCATAGAGGTCATCCAGGATTGGCCACCAGGAACCCGTCAGGTAGTCCACGCCGTGCCTGGAGGAGAGCCACAGGGTCAGATGGAAATCTGGGGATCCAAGGACGGGACGTGCGGGCTTATCTagttggggagggggaagaagggcGGAAGGCGGCGCGCACCGGTCGCAGAAGGCGCTGATGGTCTCCCAGTAGTGCTCGTGCACCGCGAACCACTCGCAGTCTCCTGGGCCAATGTTGATGTTGACCGAGCAGAAGTTGTTGTTCTCTTGATGGCCTGCAGGAGGCGACAGAGAACTGCAAGGTCAGTGGGAGCCGACCTGCTTTGCGCGATGAGCCCGCCCTTGGGCGCTCATTGGTTGACAGAGGAGCACCAGCGGCAGCACTGCTAGGAGCGCACCTGGCGTTCGGCTGCCGGGCACCTTCATGTACAGCTGCACCGTGTTCATGCCCAGGATGGTGTGGCCCACATGGCTCAGCATGTTCCCCGTGGAGGTGACCCGCATGAAGGCGGGCAGCttcagcagctcctgcagctgggGCTTCCAcctgcgggggcgggggcggtggaCAGCCAGGTGAGCGACTACCTGGGCTTTGCTGACCCGCTGGCATTCCCGCCCCAGCTGCCTGGCCTCAGCCCCACTGACCGCTTAGCATCAGACAGGTCGATGTTGGTGCCAAACTTGATGATGTGATGGTTCTTCGGGTCTGGTGCACTGCTGCAGGAGTGAAGCGCAAAGGTTGGTGGGGAAGcgagaggaaggaaggagtcaTGAACAGCAGGGGCAAAGCGTCCTACCTAGGAGGGGTTCCTGTGGTGCTGTCCGGCTCCTCTGACTCCTCGTCCTcactctccttctcctcctgctcggCCACAGGGGTAGGCAGGCCTGGGTCAGCCACCTTCCTGGGGTCTGCCCACCACAACCAGGGCTCCAAGTTTCCTGATCCCACACCCCCGCCTCTGCCTGCGTGGGCAGCTCTCACCTGCAGGGATTCCTGGAAGGATGAGGCCTGGTACTGTGCGTACTTGGCGATGGTGGTATGGGAACGGGAGCTCTCGCAGGGCCAGATCTGTCGTGTGCCCGTCAGATCCCAGTTCTCATCCGAGGGCTGCTGCACCTGGGTGCGCACCTCCACCGTGTGCTCTCCACTCGCCTCCACCAGAGTCTTGGTGGAGAAGAGGCCCAAGTCTGCAAGGGAGGGCCGAGCAGGGAGTGAGGCCCCAACTCACCCTGTCCCTCTTTGCTCCTCACACCTCTGACGAGGTGGACACAGGCTTCTCAGAGCGCGACCCAGCAAGCACAGGTGAAAACCCCAGCCCCTCATGAAGCTGGGAGGCCCTCCCTAACCTGGCCTTTACCTGGATCAGAGTCAACCccctttctcctgctgctgctcgagtcccagcccctcccccagagtCCTCATGTATACATGAGGCTGCACGTGCAGAACACTTGACACACTATATACTCAATGAAGAAGAGTTTCTTTACATTATCACAGGATCCAATGAAAGGTTTCTTTCTGTCAAGTAAAAGCCTAGAATGCGCTTCAAGTAAAAGTGAAGGAAGGGGAGGATATGTGGGTAACAGAGAGCTACAAGTATAGaagaaacaaaactgattttATAATTCTGTATGGTTTCCCTTTACTTTTCTATCTGTTTGAAATTGTGcacaataaaaagttgaaaaagaagaaagcccTAAACCATGAGGCTTCTCAGGTTTTTCACCATCTATATTCTTCACATTCTTCATcaccaagaaaatgagaaatgactCTTAACCAGATCCTGAGATACATTCCCTTTCCGCTTGCCTACTGCTGGGTTCAAACAGATGGAAGGGAAGCCTGAGGTCAGCTAACCCCCCACTCAGAGCACTTGTCCAATATGGCTTACACGTGACTAAGGAGAGCTCACTATAGCCGTGGTCCAGTCTTCCAGAGGAGGGACTCTCAGAGGTCCCCAAAGTCCCAGATCCTTGCAGCCCTCCCCACACCTTTCTGCCCACACACTCACTGAGCCGCAgggagcctgccaggcccctgatCACGGTGATGGGATTTCGAGGGTCTGTACAGAACTGTAACAGCACCGGCGAGAAGGCATCCCGTTTGCTTTCCAGCTGAGGGACAATCAAGGAGATGGGGCTGGGGTCAGAGCCTTATCCTAGGCTCAGGGCCCAACAGCCCCAACCCTGCCCTAAAATCCACAGGCGGGGGCGGTTCTGAGCATACAGAGCACACATACATAGATGCTAGGTGTGGGTGGGTTGAGTTTTTCCCGGGGCAGCTTTTCCTCAGTGTTGATCTTCGGTTTCACAGACTGGGCAGGGGACAGGTAGGACTCTCGAAACTTCCCTTTCACCTTGGCATTCCTGCGAAAGGACAGCAAAatgattaaaacagaaatatcagTAGGCTGGGTAAGGGGCCGTCCTgctgggccaggccaggccaaCAGCCTCCCAGATGACAGCCCCCAACTCACTTGCTGGCACGCACAACGTCAGCAGCACAGTGGCTGATGGTAAGGTCTGCCATCCGCAGCCGCCGCTCTTCCACCTCGGAGGCGATGAAGGTCTCCTTGTCACCGCTCTCTACCTTGATGAGCCGGATCTTCAGCTCCTTGGGGGGCCCTTCGCTGAGTGAGCGCAGCTTCAGCATGTCAGCCCGGCTGACCCCTGGTGGCCCTGGAGCTTCCTCTCGAGCCTTCttcccaggggcaggggctgcCGGGGGTGTGGGCTGGGCAGAGGGGGCAGGAGCCGGTGGAGGGCCTGGAGCTGTGGGTGGCTTGGCCTTGGAGGCCCCACCAAGATCTGGCCGGGCTTTCTCACGACCCTGGATCTCCTCGCTCTGCAGGTCCAGGTTCCCCAGCACCCTGCGGCTCTTTTCTTTGGGGGCCTTGGCCTTGGTCTTGGCCCTGCCCTCACGGGGCCGCCGCCCCACACTGTCCTTGCAGGCCCGCCTGTGCCGCCGGTGCTCTTTCTGGTGCTCCTTCTGCCGCCGCTTGCTGCCCCCGAGTCCTGCCGCAGCTGCCACCCCAACGCTCTCCTCCTTGGCCGGAGCTGGAGGCAGCAATCGCTCAGCTCCACTGTCCGCTGCATCTGCTGTGTCCACCAGGTCTGCCGGGTCCGTGGCACTCCGGCCTACCCGCTCCACAAGGGTCTCACAAGCCCGACTGATCTCTTCTAGCACCTCAGACTCAGAGCGAGCagggggcagaggcaggggtgggggcggcggggCAGGGGCCATGGGGCCTGGGGCTGGCTCTTCGCTGGCCCTGCGCTCCCGGGCCCAGGGCCCGCCTGAGGTAGAGAACTGAGATGACGAGGAAGCGGAGGGCTGTGGGGAGCCCTGGGCGCTCGGGGCCGCTGAGGTGGGTGGCGGGGCGGTAGCACCTGATGAGGGACCAGAGGAATACTGAGTGGTGGGCAAGGACCCAGGCCGGGTGGGAACAGCGGTTCCAGTCCCTCGGTAACAGTACTTTTGTCCCTCCAGCACGGAGGCCAAGGACTTGAGCAGGCTGGCCGGGCTGGCTGGTGGGGGGAGCGGGGGTGGCGGCGGCTgtggctggggtggtggggggaactTGGCTAGAGGCGGCGGTGGTGGCAGGGCTGGTGGcttcttctcctcttcctgggtggctgtggtggtggtggcggtggcggtggcggtggcggcggcaGCAGTGGTGGCTGGGGCTGTGTCGGTGGGGAACGGAGGCTGCAGAGATGCAAAGGGCTCCTTCAGAGGAGGCGGGGGGACGGAGACCGCGCCTGCCTCCTGTTGTTGCTGCTCCTCCTCCTTGCGAATGGATTCATCCAGCATCTTCATGATATTAGCCAGCCCATCAGGTAGGATCTTGAATTCAGCTGGCTCCTCAAACTGGTCCTCCAGAGGGGTAGGAGGGAAATCAAAAAGTCGAGGGCCTCGGGCAGGCAGCTCCCCGACCCTGGGCGGCACAGGCTGGGGGGTTTTATTCAGGGGGCCTGGGGATGGCCCCGGCCCCACCTCGGGGGTCTTTGGGAAGGAGACCCTGGGCCGAGGGCTCTCCGGGCGCCTGAAGCTTCCTGAGGTATTTTGGTGGCAAGAGGAGGGAGGGGCTGAAGGCAGGGCAAGAGTCAGGGGTGCAAGGGGTGGGTCCTGGGGGCTCAGTGTGGGGCTGGGGGGCCGGGGAAGGGGGTCCATACTTCTGGCCAGATAAGGAGGTGGGGGAAAGGACACAGGCCCAGTAGGGCTGCTGCTGTGGCTgccattgttgctgctgctgctgctggtggttgggggagtgggaggggtgTGCGAATCCTGAGTGCCCACAGAAAAGCGGGGGGCCGGAGGCCCCAAGAAGCCCTCGCggtggggaagtgggggagggggagggcgggGGCGTCCCTCAGCCCCGAAGAAGAGCTCCTCTAAGATCTCTCCATCTTCACGAGCTGCCCGGCAGGCTGGGCCCTTCAGCCaggcaggagggggtggggggcgtaTGAGGCGGGGACAAGAGGGTGGAGGAGGTGAGGTGGGGCCAGGTGGCAGGGACAGGTGGGGAGTGGCAGCAGGAGCCGCCAGGAAGGGTTTCCGACTACTGTGTGCCGAGGGCCCCAGGCGGCCTTGGTGAGAGGAGACCTCCAGCGCGGGCGTCTGGTAATGGTCAGCGCCGGGCTGCAAGAGGAGCAGGACCATGGTCAGAGGGCTGCTCCAGGCACAACACCCCGCCCCCACCTGCGGCTGTCACTCACAATGCCTGGGCTCGGCTCCACGCCACGGGGACCagtgttgctgttgctgctgctggtggtgccGGGGAGGCCGGGGGGCCGGGAAGGGGCGTAAGGCACGCAGGCGGTGGTTGCTGCTGGTGAAACGCTGGAGTCCATCCGCGACCTCTGAACTCTGCTCTCTCTAAGGTCACTTCCGGGGGGACGGGTGGCAGGCGGGCAGCCATGGCTCTCTGCTCCTGGGGGGcgggggcctgggcctgggggagCAGCCGGGACCAGCCGGTGGCCAGGGGGGTGAGCAGGGTAAGCCGGAGCCGGGTATGGATATGGGTGAGGCAGCGAGTGCCGCTGCTCCTGTCAGTGAGAAATGAGGATACCGCATGAGAAATGAAGGACATGGGGACCGAGCTGAGAGGCAAGCAGCCACAGAGGGGAGCTCACCTGGCGCTCTGGGGGTGCTAAACCCTTGCGCTCGGGGCCCCAGGCATCTCCATGAAGGGTACTCCACAGCCCTGGCTTGGTCAGCTGAAATGGAGGGCTGGTGGCTAGGCCAGGCataggtgggggagggggtgggggtggtggtgggggtggtggtggtggtggcaatGGTGGTGGAGGCAGTGGCAGCCCTGGGGGAAGGCCCGTCTGGAAGAAAAGAGAGTGTGAGAGTCCCACTCCTCACCCCAGCCCTGCTCGCTCACTGCTGACCACCCAGGTGCCATCATACCTGCTCAGAGCTGCAGCCTCTCCTGCGCTTGCCACCAGGGCTGAGCCCCTCCTCCCCTGAGGGGCCTGAGAGTGCTGCGGGAGGCACAGGCTGCACCACTGGGGGTTCAGCGGCTCGTTTCACTGGGGGACCCCCCCGCTTGGCCCCGTAGTTCCGTTTGTGCTAaggacaaaaaaagagagagagaatggcaCAGGTGCAGACCTGGCCCAGCCCCCGTCCCTAGcccacccagccccagcctcaCCTCAAGGTGCAGCAAGTTCCACACTTGCTCCAATGGGGGCAGGACCTTGGGTCGGTGCTGGCAGGACCCAGCGTGAAAGTTCCAGAGCTGGGCCTGAGAAGGTGGGGGGAGAGTGCGGAAGACAGGGCAGAAGCAGATGGAAGATGAGAACAATGAGTCAGAACTCACAACCCCAGCTCCCTGTGTCCTGCCTCATCCCACCTGCTGGAGTCGGCCGACCCGGGGGCCCAGCTCAGCCAAGCTTCCTCCGTATCGAAGGGCGCTGTGGTAGCAGCGAATAGCCTCCTCACTATCATGCTCTGACTCGTACAGCTGCCCAAGCTGCTCCCACAGCCCTGGCTGGGCTGGCTCCCGGAGCAATGCCTGCACACAGCCATGCAGGGACTCCAGCTTCCCATGGAGGGGTCTTGGGGTGGGTGTCCTACAAAGCAGAAAGGGAGGGGAGGTGGTGAGGCTTGAGGAACAAGGCCCAGCCTTACTTCCCATCCCCAGCAACTTTCAATCCTCACTCACCCTGGAGCATAATACGGTTTGTTGGGGTGCCCAGAGCTACTGCCGTGTGAAGGGGGTAGGGGAGCAGACAGTGGGGGCTGCCCGAGGCTGGCAGAGCACCTGGAGAGAGAAGGACTCTGTTACTCTACAGCAAGGTGGAACAGCCCTGTCTCTCTTTACTTAGGGAAGAGGAAAGCTGtgaggaaaacagagaaagcagCTGAGGGCTACACTGAGGCCCACCAGACGGACAGCGGAAGAGAGGGATGGCACCAGatggatgacagaggctgaggaGCAGAGATGGGAAAAGGAGTGCCTGGAGGCAGAGACTGAACAAGTTCTCACCTGCCTCCAGGCAGCCATGCGCTCCGAGGAGGGGGATGGGGCGGGCAGGAGCTCCAGGCCCCAGCACAGCTCAAGCCCCCAAGGGCAAAGGCTTCCCGTGCAGCGCGGGCCCCTGGAGGGTCCACTGCCCGATGCATCCAGCCTAAATCAAAGAGAAGAGATGATGATCCTACGGGGGACAAAGACTGAGCCGTCAGGGTTCACACAGACGACTCGGGCCCAGTCTTCCCTTACcaggtcagcagtggccccaggagcCCTGGAGATCGGGCACggccccctgccccagctccctGGAGCGATGGTCCCTCTCCAGCCGCTCTGACAGGAGTGCACACTGCTCCCAGAGAGTCGCCCAGGGCTTTTCACAGCCAATTCTacggagaggagaggaaaaggagtGAGGTGAGCTGGCCAGCACACAGTCGGGGCCGCCGGCTGTGGCCCCTACAGGTCTCTGATCTGCGCAGAGATGACTGTCCCCGAGGAGCGGTCCACCTGGCCTAAGGAACCCTCGGAGACCCAGAAGAGTGGAGCACGCGGGAGGGCAAGCCGGGGTGAAGGGGTGGCTGCGCTGCCAGGTTTCCAGGCGGGAGCCCCGGGGCCGAGCTGCAGCGCAGCGGCCGCTTACCCGGCCTCCGTGGGAGCGTCCTCTCCCGGCGTCGGCGAGCTCCGGAGACCTGACCAATCACAGGATTTCCTCTCTCCCCAGAAAGCCAATCATCACCCGTGTCTCCGCCTCAGTAACAGCCTGGCTGGGACCAATAGGAGCAAGGTTAGCCCGGCCGCTGCCGGGGGAGGAGGGGCGGCGGAGCCGGTCAGACGGGCTCTGCCCGGGGTGACCCCGACGTGACCCCGCGGCTCCCACCTAGGGTCTCCATCTCCAAGCTGACACTCGATCGGGCAAGGCAAGCGAAGCCTGAGACCCATCCGGGTGAAGGCGGCGGGTCGCACACTCGGGCCAGCCTGGAGCATGGAGCTACCCGTAAGTCCCACGCGCACACAGAGCCGCCAGTGGTCCGCGCTAGACAGCCCGAAACGCCCCCTGCCCCGCCGCCTAAGACGAAAGGCTGGCACACGGATGCACAATTCCAACATAGCCGTCGCTACCCCTCCTCACTTCATCTCGCCCAGCCTCTGACCTCCCCACCCTCTAGGAACTGCTTAGGGCTGGCCACTCAGGGCAACTTCTATGGCACACAAACCCGCCCGCGCCGCGATCTGAGcgctccaccccccacccctgacccccaTCCCAAAACATGGTCAAGTCCCCAGCTTCATACCCAGTTCCTCCAGCTCCACTTCCCCTGGCTCTGTAGGTCTTCAATACCAACCGACCCCCAAAACCAAAACCCCCCTCTAAGCCCCCAACTTCTGAGAAGTCGCGCACTGCGGTCCCGAGTGGCCCCTCTCGCGTGGCTCCCGTATCCTCTATGCCCTTACCCGCCAGGGCCACGCGGTTCCCCACGGCCCACGTGGCCCCCGCCCCCCAAGGGAGGGGGGATTTCGGGGGTTGCCCGTGACGTGGCTACTTGCGCAGCGGAAGCGGCGTGTGTAAGAGTGGGGGGGGGGTCCTtcgggagggaggagggcggggCCCGCCAGGCGGTGACATCACCCTTGTCCCACTCTCACCGCCCACTCCCTTAAAGAACCCAGAACCCGTTTCACTTCCTCCTtcaccccgccccccaaccctTTCCCGTCGGTGCTGGCTAGACCCACGAAGGGAGCAGCGCTCCCATTCCTGGGCACTTTCCCTTTAGCCCCAGTTCTTCCTTCTCGGCTCTCTGAGCCCAGGATCACGGTCCCCTCGCCGCCTCCTCGCCTACCCAGCGTCCCGGCAGGTAGGAAGCCGGCTCCGCTCCAGGATCGGTCCATTCAGAGTCTAGAGTACAAAGGGCTGCGAGAGGCGAGTGTAGAGTACAaagcggcgggggcggggccagcgCTCCAGCTGGAGCTAGCGCCGGGCAGGAAGCCGGGGGAGAACGCGCGACGCGACGAGGGGCTGGGGGCGGCTGGAAAGTTCGCCTTCGCCGAGAGAAGTCTGCCCTGTAGGGAAATTTCCACCCAGCCCACAAGGGCAGGCAGGTTTCTGGTGAAAACAGTCCACCCTCCGCAGGGCAAGGTCATCTGTTTGCACGCAAGCGCTTGGACCCCACAGGTCCCCGGCGAGCCCTGGTAGGCGCTGGGGCTCTGCGGACCCTTTCCGCGATTCACGCGGAGTTTCGATCAGAACTATCTCCTCACCAAACAGCCTGTATGTCAGTTACCAAGCCCTGGATCAAGTACAGCGCTTAACTGCGGTCAAGCATAGCCCTGGCCAGTTGCCCTGACCCAAGTCCTGGGACTCAGGGAGCAGACAAGGGAAAACGGGGAACCGAGGGTCCGGACATCTGAGGAACAGACCCCCGACTGGGAAGTGGTGCCGAGGGCGCTGCCAGTTACCAGGAAATGCAACTTCCCCTTCTGCGATGATGACACTTCCCCTCTACCACTTCCCCTTTCCCACGGGGAACTGACTCAGCTTTCCCTAAAACAGCCAGTCCCGTCCTCCAGCTCCTTTCCACCTCTGTCCACAAACCCCTACGCCGGTACTCGGAATACAACAGCCTTCTCTCTCTCGAGAACAAAAACTTCCTGTACACTAAACACACACTCACTCTCGTCGACCACCTCGGGTCCTTGTCCCCACCCGGGACCCAGGCGCCTGACTTCCCATCCGCCTCCTGTACAAAGCCCTCCCTCGCGGTGTGATTCAGGCTTGGTGTGGGGGAGCGTGAGTCACCCAGAAAACCTTCCCCTTATTCCCACTGAGTCAGCCCCCGCCTCcctgaacacacacagacacacacacagtcagaggcagacacaactcaGCCCACACACCGCTCCCCACCGGTCCCGCGGAATTTCCCCTCTCGTCTTCCCCCACGACGGCCCCTCCCCGCGCCGGGCAGCCCCGACGCTGCGCTCACACCTGTTCCCCAGCGGCCGGCAGCCGGCCCGCCCGcggtccactctcaccactctcGCTTTGGGGGCAGAATAGCCCGCCCCGACTCCCGGTGTCCGTACTAACCCAGGGGAGGGGACAATCACCGGCAGGCACAGACACCCACAGGCTCTTCAAACACAGATGAGAGGCAGACGCACGCAGCCAAAGCCAGGCTGGGAGGACAGTACACTTCTTGGCAGGCATTCCAGCCTCTCCCGTCGGACCCAGAGTCCTGGGAGTCAGCCGCTCCGAAAGGGTTAACTCTTCTCCAGCCGAAGCCACGCCCCCTCCATCCGGGCACTCCCGGCTAAGCCCAGCTCCGCCCCCTCCATCCGGGCTCTGGACTCGGGGACTTTAACCGGCCCCCCTCCCCCTGGAGCCCCGAGAGAAACCCACTCTATCAATCACACCCACTTAACTCTCTCTGGGCGCGAGGCCGGAGGAGCAGCACACCCCGCTCCTGCCGTGCGGGATGAGGAGCCAGACGTGAGCACGCAGATTCACGTGCCGGCCAAAGACAAGACCCCGCAGATAGGGTATTACCGAGCAGGCCGTCAGCAGGCACGCGGCACGCGCGGAGGTGGAGCCGGCCCGGGAACCCTGCCTCGTCCCGCTGGCTGTCAGGCCCCGTTCTGCCTGGTGGCAGCGAGGGGTTACAGCTCGCTTCttacctgggggagggggaggcgagGGGAGGGCCGCCGGCTGGGGCTCCGCTGTGACTCAGCCACCCCGGGCAGGCAGCCCGCTCGGGATTCCCTTCCCCAGCCTTCCCCCGCTGctggcccctccccgcccctcaccGAGAAGTGACAGTGCCGGCCCCGGCCCGCTGTGTGTCACTGCGAGCCTTGTGTCTGCCTCTGACTGGACCGCTGTGTTCACCAGTCTGTCTGACAAGGTCGGCAATGTGTGGGTCCCGGTGTCTGTCTCCGTGCGCACCTGCATATCTGCTCATCTTGTCTCCTTCAGTGCCTTGTCTGACGCGTTCCTGTCATTACGCCTGTCTACACAGTCTGTGTGTCTGCCTGGCTCCTGTCTCGGTCTTTTGTCTGGGACTGCCTCTGCATCACTTGCGTGATCACGTGTGTCTCTCTGCACATGCCCTTCTGTGTTTGCCTTCATGTTCCTGAACAGAGTCAGGGAGACACTGGAGCAGGCTGACCCTGCTGACTCCTCGCCCCACTCCCCCGCATCCTGATCCCCCGCATCTTGCTGGATCAGTGAGCCTTCTGTTTGAGTCAAGTATTTAGAGGTTTGCCTGCCTTCATTTGTggagcatcccaggtggctcagtggtagcgAGTCCGCCCGCCAGTgccggagatgtgggttcgatccctgggtggggaagatcccttggaggaggcaatggcaacccactccataggctacagcccttgggggTGCAAAGtgtgagacatgactgagggtgCAGGCACTGCCTTCATTTATGTCCTATTCTTCAACAACCTTGCTTATCCTCACAGCTCCCTGTGGCTCCCATTGTGATGGTTAATTGCTAGCATTTAGTGAatacttactatgtaccaggtacAGTGTTAAGCACtttatagacatttttaaaaactcctctCTAGAACCTGACGTCGTactaccccattttacagatgaggaaacaggctcagcaAGGTTATATAACTTGGTCAAGTCCTTGAGTAAGAGCTAGGCTTCTTTCCAGAGCCTTCTTCTTACCACTCTTCTATAATGCCTCTGTACTATTCCCTGTTGGTTTTATCCTCACAGGATGTTTCCGGGGTCAGCCTGTCCCTCAGCTTTCCCCCATGTTACCATCCCAAATGTCTCACGTCCTCTAGAGAAGATGTAGGTAGGAGGCTGTGCAGCGTTTCTCAG
This portion of the Bubalus bubalis isolate 160015118507 breed Murrah chromosome 3, NDDB_SH_1, whole genome shotgun sequence genome encodes:
- the KDM6B gene encoding lysine-specific demethylase 6B isoform X1, whose translation is MHRAVDPPGARAAREAFALGGLSCAGAWSSCPPHPPPRSAWLPGGRCSASLGQPPLSAPLPPSHGSSSGHPNKPYYAPGTPTPRPLHGKLESLHGCVQALLREPAQPGLWEQLGQLYESEHDSEEAIRCYHSALRYGGSLAELGPRVGRLQQAQLWNFHAGSCQHRPKVLPPLEQVWNLLHLEHKRNYGAKRGGPPVKRAAEPPVVQPVPPAALSGPSGEEGLSPGGKRRRGCSSEQTGLPPGLPLPPPPLPPPPPPPPPPPPPPPPMPGLATSPPFQLTKPGLWSTLHGDAWGPERKGLAPPERQEQRHSLPHPYPYPAPAYPAHPPGHRLVPAAPPGPGPRPPGAESHGCPPATRPPGSDLRESRVQRSRMDSSVSPAATTACVPYAPSRPPGLPGTTSSSNSNTGPRGVEPSPGIPGADHYQTPALEVSSHQGRLGPSAHSSRKPFLAAPAATPHLSLPPGPTSPPPPSCPRLIRPPPPPAWLKGPACRAAREDGEILEELFFGAEGRPRPPPPPLPHREGFLGPPAPRFSVGTQDSHTPPTPPTTSSSSSNNGSHSSSPTGPVSFPPPPYLARSMDPLPRPPSPTLSPQDPPLAPLTLALPSAPPSSCHQNTSGSFRRPESPRPRVSFPKTPEVGPGPSPGPLNKTPQPVPPRVGELPARGPRLFDFPPTPLEDQFEEPAEFKILPDGLANIMKMLDESIRKEEEQQQQEAGAVSVPPPPLKEPFASLQPPFPTDTAPATTAAAATATATATTTTATQEEEKKPPALPPPPPLAKFPPPPQPQPPPPPLPPPASPASLLKSLASVLEGQKYCYRGTGTAVPTRPGSLPTTQYSSGPSSGATAPPPTSAAPSAQGSPQPSASSSSQFSTSGGPWARERRASEEPAPGPMAPAPPPPPLPLPPARSESEVLEEISRACETLVERVGRSATDPADLVDTADAADSGAERLLPPAPAKEESVGVAAAAGLGGSKRRQKEHQKEHRRHRRACKDSVGRRPREGRAKTKAKAPKEKSRRVLGNLDLQSEEIQGREKARPDLGGASKAKPPTAPGPPPAPAPSAQPTPPAAPAPGKKAREEAPGPPGVSRADMLKLRSLSEGPPKELKIRLIKVESGDKETFIASEVEERRLRMADLTISHCAADVVRASKNAKVKGKFRESYLSPAQSVKPKINTEEKLPREKLNPPTPSIYLESKRDAFSPVLLQFCTDPRNPITVIRGLAGSLRLNLGLFSTKTLVEASGEHTVEVRTQVQQPSDENWDLTGTRQIWPCESSRSHTTIAKYAQYQASSFQESLQEEKESEDEESEEPDSTTGTPPSSAPDPKNHHIIKFGTNIDLSDAKRWKPQLQELLKLPAFMRVTSTGNMLSHVGHTILGMNTVQLYMKVPGSRTPGHQENNNFCSVNINIGPGDCEWFAVHEHYWETISAFCDRHGVDYLTGSWWPILDDLYASNIPVYRFVQRPGDLVWINAGTVHWVQATGWCNNIAWNVGPLTAYQYQLALERYEWNEVKNVKSIVPMIHVSWNVARTVKISDPDLFKMIKFCLLQSMKHCQVQRESLVRAGKKIAYQGRVKDEPAYYCNECDVEVFNILFVTSENGSRNTYLVHCEACARRRSAGLQGVVVLEQYRTEELAQAYDAFTLAPSSTSR
- the KDM6B gene encoding lysine-specific demethylase 6B isoform X4; amino-acid sequence: MHRAVDPPGARAAREAFALGGLSCAGAWSSCPPHPPPRSAWLPGGRCSASLGQPPLSAPLPPSHGSSSGHPNKPYYAPGTPTPRPLHGKLESLHGCVQALLREPAQPGLWEQLGQLYESEHDSEEAIRCYHSALRYGGSLAELGPRVGRLQQAQLWNFHAGSCQHRPKVLPPLEQVWNLLHLEHKRNYGAKRGGPPVKRAAEPPVVQPVPPAALSGPSGEEGLSPGGKRRRGCSSEQTGLPPGLPLPPPPLPPPPPPPPPPPPPPPPMPGLATSPPFQLTKPGLWSTLHGDAWGPERKGLAPPERQEQRHSLPHPYPYPAPAYPAHPPGHRLVPAAPPGPGPRPPGAESHGCPPATRPPGSDLRESRVQRSRMDSSVSPAATTACVPYAPSRPPGLPGTTSSSNSNTGPRGVEPSPGIPGADHYQTPALEVSSHQGRLGPSAHSSRKPFLAAPAATPHLSLPPGPTSPPPPSCPRLIRPPPPPAWLKGPACRAAREDGEILEELFFGAEGRPRPPPPPLPHREGFLGPPAPRFSVGTQDSHTPPTPPTTSSSSSNNGSHSSSPTGPVSFPPPPYLARSMDPLPRPPSPTLSPQDPPLAPLTLALPSAPPSSCHQNTSGSFRRPESPRPRVSFPKTPEVGPGPSPGPLNKTPQPVPPRVGELPARGPRLFDFPPTPLEDQFEEPAEFKILPDGLANIMKMLDESIRKEEEQQQQEAGAVSVPPPPLKEPFASLQPPFPTDTAPATTAAAATATATATTTTATQEEEKKPPALPPPPPLAKFPPPPQPQPPPPPLPPPASPASLLKSLASVLEGQKYCYRGTGTAVPTRPGSLPTTQYSSGPSSGATAPPPTSAAPSAQGSPQPSASSSSQFSTSGGPWARERRASEEPAPGPMAPAPPPPPLPLPPARSESEVLEEISRACETLVERVGRSATDPADLVDTADAADSGAERLLPPAPAKEESVGVAAAAGLGGSKRRQKEHQKEHRRHRRACKDSVGRRPREGRAKTKAKAPKEKSRRVLGNLDLQSEEIQGREKARPDLGGASKAKPPTAPGPPPAPAPSAQPTPPAAPAPGKKAREEAPGPPGVSRADMLKLRSLSEGPPKELKIRLIKVESGDKETFIASEVEERRLRMADLTISHCAADVVRASKNAKVKGKFRESYLSPAQSVKPKINTEEKLPREKLNPPTPSIYLESKRDAFSPVLLQFCTDPRNPITVIRGLAGSLRLNLGLFSTKTLVEASGEHTVEVRTQVQQPSDENWDLTGTRQIWPCESSRSHTTIAKYAQYQASSFQESLQEEKESEDEESEEPDSTTGTPPSSAPDPKNHHIIKFGTNIDLSDAKRWKPQLQELLKLPAFMRVTSTGNMLSHVGHTILGMNTVQLYMKVPGSRTPGHQENNNFCSVNINIGPGDCEWFAVHEHYWETISAFCDRHGVDYLTGSWWPILDDLYASNIPVYRFVQRPGDLVWINAGTVHWVQATGWCNNIAWNVGPLTAYQYQLALERYEWNEVKNVKSIVPMIHVSWNVARTVKISDPDLFKMIKDVSGGDRGGLARPTIPSPRPQVLPPAVHEALPGAAGEPGAGREENCLPGPGQG